One genomic region from Agelaius phoeniceus isolate bAgePho1 chromosome 25, bAgePho1.hap1, whole genome shotgun sequence encodes:
- the BYSL gene encoding bystin codes for MPKARRARGSGPAPALPLAEQILQDAAPRLRAREKRGAEEPGGDGGGDGFVDARLSRRILEQARRQQEELEAEHGPGAPAAPRQRSAVLGPGSDSEDDEEWPSLEKAAAAAGRSGDYGGEVEVDPEDEKAIEMFMNKNPPLRRTLADIIMEKITEKQTEVETALSELSGCPMPQLDPRVLEVYRGVREVLSKYRSGKLPKAFKIIPALSNWEQILYITEPETWTAAAMYQATRIFSSNLKERMAQRFYNLVLLPRIRDDIAEYKRLNFHLYMALKKALFKPAAWFKGILIPLCESGTCTLREAIIIGSILSKCSIPVLHSSAALLKLAEMQYSGANSIFLRLLIDKKYALPFRVLDALVFHFLAFRSEQRLLPVLWHQSLLALAQRYKEDLSSEQKEALLELLKFHSHPQISPEIRRELMNSGTRDVEGEQVLAME; via the exons cccggcgctgccctTGGCCGAGCAGATCCTGCAGGACGCGGCCCCGCGGCTCCGGGCGCGGGAGAAGCGCGGGGCGGAGGAGCCGGGCGGGGACGGCGGCGGGGACGGGTTCGTGGACGCGCGACTGTCCCGGCGCATCCTGGAGCAGGCGCGgcggcagcaggaggagctggaggccgAGCACGGCCCCGGAGCGCCCGCAGCGCCCCGGCAGCGCAGCGCGGTTCTCG GTCCCGGCTCGGACTCGGAGGATGATGAGGAGTGGCCTTCGCTGGAGAAggcagcggcggccgcgggaCGGAGCGGGGACTACGGCGGGGAGGTGGAGGTGGACCCCGAGGATGAGAAAGCCATCGAGATGTTCATGAACAAGAACCCGCCCCTGAG GCGCACGCTGGCCGATATCATCATGGAGAAGATCACGGAGAAGCAGACGGAGGTGGAGACGGCGCTGTCGGAGCTCTCAGGCTGCCCCATGCCCCAGCTCGACCCCCGTGTTCTGGAGGTCTACAGGGGCGTCAGGGAG GTGCTGTCCAAGTACAGGAGTGGGAAGCTCCCCAAGGCGTTCAAAATCATCCCTGCCTTGTCCAACTGGGAGCAGATCCTCTACATCACTGAGCCAGAGACGTGGACAGCTGCTGCCATGTACCAGGCCACCAG GATATTTTCCTCCAACCTGAAGGAGAGGATGGCCCAGAGGTTCTACAACCTGGTGCTGCTGCCGCGGATCCGGGACGACATCGCCGAGTACAAGAGGCTCAACTTCCACCTGTACATGGCTCTGAAGAAGGCCCTGTTCAAACCAGCAGCCTGGTTCAAGG GGATCCTCATCCCGCTGTGCGAGTCTGGCACCTGCACGCTCAGGGAGGCCATCATCATCGGCAGCATCCTCAGCAAGTGCTCCATCCCCGTCCTGCACTCCAG tGCAGCCCTGCTGAAGCTGGCAGAGATGCAGTACAGCGGTGCCAACAGCATCTTCCTGCGCCTGCTCATCGACAAGAAATACGCGCTGCCCTTCCGCGTGCTGGACGCCCTGGTGTTCCACTTCCTGGCCTTCCGCTCGGAGCAGCGGCTCCTGCCCGTGCTGTGGCACCAGAGCCTGCTGGCCCTGGCGCAGCGCTACAAGGAGGACCTGTCCTCAGAGCAGAaggaggctctgctggagctgctcaagTTCCACAGCCACCCCCAGATCTCGCCCGAGATCCGCCGGGAGCTGATGAACTCCGGCACCAGGGACGTGGAGGGGGAGCAGGTGCTGGCCATGGAGTGA